The nucleotide window TCCCTGACTCGCCATTAAGGCGAAACTAGCGCTCTACAAAGCGTTGATTGCTTTGACTCAATCATCAACGTGGCAGGGCGATAAACGTGCCATCATTTTGTTTGGTCATTTCACGCATGAGCACACTGAAACGATCGGTTGTACCGGGTGAAATAAAACCAATGGCATGAATTTTTGCCAACCGTCTGCCTGAGGGCAGCTTTTTGTTTTGCTGAGTAATGGCATCAATGACCGGGTCGTAACTGGAGCCGGTGTAATCATCACCAAACACATAAATGGATGTGGTGATATTGGCCTTGGCATATTTTCTTAACGCAGCGGTTAAGCCTTCTACCGGACTGGAGTTAGAGACCGCATTCCACTTTTTAAACAATTCGATCACGCTTTTTCGTCTGGCCGGCGTGTCCGGCATCCATTGACCATCGTAGCCGGAAATCAGTGATTGCCCCATATCATTAAGGATTTGAAAACCTTTCACTTGAGGATGAATATTCAGCACATTGACGATTTCCTGAGACACTTTGCCCCAGATGTTTTTCATACTGCCTGAGGTATCGACGATAAACACCACATAGTCACTATCAACTGGAATCCCGCCGACATCTTCATCGCGGGTTTTATTGGGCTTTTGCGGTGTTTTTAATGAGGCTTGTTTTAAGCGCTCTTCCACTAAACCCAGTCCAGCAATGCTTTCTGCCGTGGCGGCTTGTTTTTGATTTAATGCTTTTAGTTGCTGCTGCAGTGCTTTTGAGGCAGCAGCGGTAGATTGTTTTTGCTCAGAAATTGACGAAAGAACCTCAAGTTTTTGATTCATTTCCTGTTGAATCTGGCTGACAGAATTTTGCAGTGTGACTAACTGCGAGAGCATCGCACTGACATCTTCTGTGCCAGCAGTGGGAGCGACATCGACGTCGGTTTTGGAGATCAGAATCAACATCACCACCGCACCAAAGCCGCAGGAAATAATGTCCAGAAATGACAGGCTGAAAATGTCGATACCTTTATCGCGACGTCTCATGGCCAGTTACTCGCCGGGCTGATTAATAAACCATCCGAACTGGAGGCCCAGGCCCAATATTCATAAGCCGCTTCAGGATCACCTTCCAGTGGCAGCAAGATCACATTCTTTTTCGCCTGGGTCAGACCGCTTTCGTTAATGGTCTGGCGAAACAGCCGTTTTCGACATTCACCGGAAATGGTTTTGGCATTACTGGTCAAAGAGCTACAGCCAGAAAATGGATTCAGACTTTTATAGTTGGATTCGCCTTTGGTAGGCAAACCATCGGTGATGACATAGATATCGCTGGGTGATAGTTTGTTAACGGTGCTTAAACCTTTCTGCAGATTCGTTGCGCCGGTAGGAATAACTTGATTCAAACTGCTCATAATGCCGGACACGCTGGCACTGCTGGCAGGCATCCAGCCGGTGCCGCCTAACTGCTTAGCATCTTCACTAAAGGCGACAACGGCAATCTGACTGTTTTTCGGCGCACGTGCTAATAGCCAAGCGACCACGCGCTTGGTGCGTTGCCATTTAGCGGCTGAGACTTTTGTCTGATCAGAACTGCTTTTGGTTTTAATAATATCGAGTAGTTTTTCATTGGTCATCGAGGCGCTGACATCGACTAGGATCGCAATCTTACTGCCTTCCATTTTCAGACCGAGCAGATAGTTTTCTTCATTAACCTGCTGTGTTTCGACCAGGTCTTCTTTTTTCGGCACTTTGATCTCGGTAATACTTTTCTTGAGTTGGTCGAGATTGGACTGTGCTGTTTGAATTTCACTGCTTTTATCGTTGAGATCGGCACGCTGTTGTTGCAGGCTCTGGCTTAAAGCAGCCAGGTCGATATTCTCTTTTTTCAGTTGCGAGGTGAGTTCATCCAAGCCTTTCTGGGCGTCATCACGCGCTTGTTCCAGACTGCTGATATCTTTTTTCAGGTTCTCCGTTTCTGAGGGCGATGACTCAATATTCTGTTTAACCAGCATAAAAACCAGAATCACCGCGCCCAAACCGCAGGACATAATATCCAGAAAGGCGAGGTTTAATCCTTCAGCTTGTCGGTTTTTACGGGCCAACGAAAATCACCGAATGCGACGAAGCAAAAACTTATCACAATAATCCTGCGTATCGACGATTTGGCTGTCTTGCAGGCGTTGTAACTGATGGAATAAAAACATTAAAAAGATACTGATCAGTAAGGCGACTAAGGTGGAGTTAAAAGCGATACCGAGACTGTCTGTCATACCAGAAATATCGCCTGCCAATGCTTCATCCGCCTGAGATAAAGCCTGACCGATACCACGAACGGTACCGATAAAACCAATCGAAGGAATCGCCCAGATCAAATAACGAATCATGGTATTTTCAGAATCTTGTTTGACGGCTAACGCTTCCAGGTTGCTTTCGATCGCATCCGACAGGTTTTGCACATTATTGGTTGAGCTGTAGCGCCACAGAGAAGAGCGTAAAGTCCGCACCAGCGGTGATTGCATACAGTCCGCTGGGATTTCAGTATCCAGCCGATGAATAATCGCATTCACATCCAGAGTATGTTTTGCATCAGTATCCTCAGCTTGTGAATGGGCATCTTTAATCAGATCCACGCTGAACAAATACTTGGTTTTGAGAATATTTCGGTAGGCACTGAGGATCAGATAACAGCCCCACAACATCAGAATAAAACAGATTTCCTGCTCGTAATCTTTGATAATCACGGCAATATCGCGCGGTGCAGTTTGTCCCTGACTGACGGCAAACTCAATCAGTTGTGCTGCTTCTGGGCGAACATAACCAATGTAAAACAAATGCACGACAACGATAGAAATCAGTAATGCCGCAAAACTTTTCAGCATATCTTTCATGGTTTAGATATCCACGGGAAATGAAACAGGAGAGTTCAAACTAATAATAGGTTTGCCGGCATAAACATTTTTCACCATCATCAATGCCAGCAGAAACAGGGCAATGGATAATACAATCACCAACGATTTTTTAAGTGTTGCCATATTAATGACCTCCGTAAACATAACGTCCCAGCCGGAAACCTAAGTCATCGCGGCCCTGACTGGCGCCATCCCGATACGACGCCCTTAATTCTGAGAGTGTGCCTGAACGCCAGTTAGCGCCTTTCACAACATGCTCATCACCGGCTGATTTATCCAGCGTCTGAGTATAAACAAGCCCCGGTTTAGGTACAGTAAGTGAGTAATTATCATGTGTCCATTCACTGACATTGCCGCCCAAATCAAATAAACCTGATAACTCTCTGTTCATCGACATCACCGGTGCCATGCCAGCATAACCGTCGTTATAACGTGGCACATAATGTGTCACCGAGCCTTTAGCTGATTCATCCGCTATATTCACTGCTTTAGGGGGAATGGTTTTGTCATTACCCCAGACAAACAGTGTTTGAACCGGGCGGCCGGCTTTTCTGGCTAACCATTCCCACTCGGCCTCGGTCAGTAAGCGATAACCATCAGCTTGATCATTGATTTGCGTGACCTGATTACCATTGATGTTATACACCACTGTTAGGCCTTCCAGCTGACTCAACCAGTTGGCGTAACGTACAGCATCTAACCAGGTAACGGATGTGACCGGCAAGTTCGGATCCGCTTTGTGGCTTTTATCAAATTGGGCATAGGCAGCATTCGTCACTTCATGCACCCCAGCGTAAAACGGGCGGTTGATGGTGACTTTGCGGATAAACTCATTGGCCCGTTGTCCTGGCTCACTGCGTTCAGCGCCCATAATAATGGTGTCGTTTGGTGTGAATAACATCATCTCGCCGCCGGCACGGGTATTATAGCTTCTGGAGGCTTCTTGCAGCCGGGCTTGTTTTTCAGTCAGTAAATTCACTGAGACGCTGCTGGTCGATTTTGCTGTCGGTGTTATCGTGCGAGTCTCAGCTCGGTAGCCGTCCAGACTAAAGTTGATAGTCTGTGGCAGCGCATCCAGCGATAAGGTTATTGGCGTGTGTCCAACAGGCTTATTATTAATGGTGATATTCGCTTGGGGCGTGGACTCTATCACCACCTTGCCCATTTCTTTTTCTAAGTTGAACTGCAGTTCGCTAGTTTCACCCTGCTTAAGATTAACGCGCTTGGACTGGGAGAAATAGCCTGGTTTTTTATACGTCACTACGTTGTTTTGATTGGCGTCCACTTTGATGACATTTTGTAACGGCGTATCAATACCATTGACGGTCAGTGTGCCGCCCTCAGGTAACGCGGTGAGATTGAACTTTGCACGCTCTGCCTGCAGTCGATATTGCCTGTTTATCTGTGTGCTTGTCTGATTGATTTCGACAGAATCAGTGATGGTCTCAAAACCCGATTTAGTGATGTCGAGCTGATGTGGGCCGCCGGGCAGGGATAAGGTTAAAGGCGTTTGCCCCTGTGCTTTTCCATCGATAGAAACATCTGCCTGAGCGGGTGTGCTGCTCAGTGATAACTCACCCATGATGGGGGTTAAATTAATTGTTTCTTCAATCTTCTGCGCGGGCGCTAAGCTGTATTGCCGGGTAACAGGCTCATAAAAAGGATGACTGGCCTTGATGGTGTAGTCACCATTCTCAAATGATTGTTCAAACGTATTGGCCACTGTGGTGAGTTTGTCATTGATATACCAGCGGGTTTTATTGTCTTCCAACCCGGTTTTCAATATGACTTCAGCAGGTAAGGGCTGCAAGGTGATTTGTGTCACTTTGCCAAAGCCGGATTGAGAAATCAGCTGTGTTGCTGTTTGGTAGCCAGGCGCAGAGGCTTCTACCTCAGCGGTGTCAGACAAACTATATAAATGATGATCCAGTATCAGAGCGATGCCACTGTTGGTGCTCAGCTTCGCCTCAGTGCTGATGGTTTCTGGCAAGACATGAATGGGCGTAGCTCGTGAAGCAATGAGTGTCGTAAAAACAATGCAGGCAACAACGATAAAACCGAGGCTGAGCCATAACAGCATACGCCGCTGCCGACGTTTAGCAGCCTCAATGGCCTGATTAAATTCGCTCATCGGCAATCACGGTGACTTGATAATCGCTACGGTTCAAAGGGATCTGCACCTCAATCAACTTGGAGCGATAACCCTCACGTTTGCCTTCAAAGCTATAGGTGCCGGGTTTGAGCTGAATAGTTTTACCTGTCGTTTCACCTACTTTTCCTACACCGCGAACGGACACAAAGGTTTTACCATCGGAAATCACATTCACGTTCACCGGGGTATTAACTGCGTTTATGGTTGATTTAAGCAGCTGGGCAGATTGAGCAAGTGACGGACTCATCTGGCTGAACGACTCAGCCTGAATCACATTAATATCGGCGCTTGCTTTAATGGCAGGATTACTCAATCGGTATGGATTTTGTAATAAACCCTCGATGTTTTGAGCAATCTCCACAATACGTTTTGCCTGATTTAAGCGGTCGATAAGGTCTTTATTGGCCGGCCGTTCTTTTAGGGCGGCGCTTAACTCCTGTTTAGTGACTTCCCAGTTATCGGCTTTCTGTGCTTTGTCAGCGGCGGCAATATGCTGATTGAAACGCAACTGTGACTCCAGTTGAGCCAGCGCCGCTCTCACTTCTTTATTTTCAGGTCGGGAGGGGTAAATTTTTTCTGCCTGGCTCAGTGCCTGTCTGGCTTTTTCAACCTGCTGCTGTTCAATGGCTTGATACGCCTGAGATATGGCTTGGTTAAAGCGTGACTCGGCCAGCTGCGTGCGCAGCACCTGGGCGCGCTGTTTCATCTCTTCTCGATCGGGTTCGATTTTCAGTAATTCTTCAATCAGAGACAGCTCTTTATTCGGATTGTTTTCATTTTTAGCGACACGAATCGCTTCATTCAGCTCGACTATTTGCGGGATGTTTTCTATTTTTTTGGCCAAGGCCTGAGCATCTGCTGAATCTGCCTTGTGAATCAGCGCGTTATCTATCGCCAGACGGGCGGTTTGATAATCATAATTGTCATACGCCTTTTGCGCCTCCTGCATGGCTTTTTCAAAAGCCGCTTCGCTGTCAGCCAGTGTTTTCTCAGCGGTTTGCGTCAGCGTATCAATGGCTTGTTTCGCTTTAGCATATTGCCCGGTGCCAAAGGTATCAACCGCGGTTTTTTCCTGGTTTTTTATGGTCTCGGCCAGTGTTTTATCCCAGCTATCAATATCGATTTTTTCCAGCTGCGGTTTCAGTGTGTTTTCATAAAGAGAAAAGGCATCCAGATAGGCTTGGCGTAATGCAGCAATATCTTCTTCGTTTTTTGGTTCTTCGATTTTTTGTGGTGCGGTTTGTGTCTCTGACGGTGTTTCTTCAGTCGATGGTGTACTGTTAAATCGAACATTATTAAGGCTGAACAACACCAGCCCTGTCACCAGAATAAGTGAGAGCACGATAATCACGCCAATGAGCAGGCGCTGTTGTTTCGCCTGCTTGGCTCTGCGTATTTCTTCGTTGATCATGACGGCGTTTAAAGCGCTTTATCAGGTGTCGATTCAAGCTCATACATACGCGCCATAAAGGCACGCCATTGCTGAAACTGTTGTTCCATATTACCGGTCAACTTGGTGCTTTGATTTTCAAACTCAACCACCTGAGGCGACATTTCCAAATCCAGTGACTGGCCCAGCTCATTGATCGCATCCTGATGGAATTTGGCTTCTTCACGCGAAGTAATACCACTGGTGATTAACACCGCACCACCAATCCCTCCGGCGATAGTGACCAT belongs to Methylophaga thalassica and includes:
- a CDS encoding VWA domain-containing protein, with the translated sequence MARKNRQAEGLNLAFLDIMSCGLGAVILVFMLVKQNIESSPSETENLKKDISSLEQARDDAQKGLDELTSQLKKENIDLAALSQSLQQQRADLNDKSSEIQTAQSNLDQLKKSITEIKVPKKEDLVETQQVNEENYLLGLKMEGSKIAILVDVSASMTNEKLLDIIKTKSSSDQTKVSAAKWQRTKRVVAWLLARAPKNSQIAVVAFSEDAKQLGGTGWMPASSASVSGIMSSLNQVIPTGATNLQKGLSTVNKLSPSDIYVITDGLPTKGESNYKSLNPFSGCSSLTSNAKTISGECRKRLFRQTINESGLTQAKKNVILLPLEGDPEAAYEYWAWASSSDGLLISPASNWP
- a CDS encoding MotA/TolQ/ExbB proton channel family protein encodes the protein MKDMLKSFAALLISIVVVHLFYIGYVRPEAAQLIEFAVSQGQTAPRDIAVIIKDYEQEICFILMLWGCYLILSAYRNILKTKYLFSVDLIKDAHSQAEDTDAKHTLDVNAIIHRLDTEIPADCMQSPLVRTLRSSLWRYSSTNNVQNLSDAIESNLEALAVKQDSENTMIRYLIWAIPSIGFIGTVRGIGQALSQADEALAGDISGMTDSLGIAFNSTLVALLISIFLMFLFHQLQRLQDSQIVDTQDYCDKFLLRRIR
- a CDS encoding PEGA domain-containing protein, which gives rise to MSEFNQAIEAAKRRQRRMLLWLSLGFIVVACIVFTTLIASRATPIHVLPETISTEAKLSTNSGIALILDHHLYSLSDTAEVEASAPGYQTATQLISQSGFGKVTQITLQPLPAEVILKTGLEDNKTRWYINDKLTTVANTFEQSFENGDYTIKASHPFYEPVTRQYSLAPAQKIEETINLTPIMGELSLSSTPAQADVSIDGKAQGQTPLTLSLPGGPHQLDITKSGFETITDSVEINQTSTQINRQYRLQAERAKFNLTALPEGGTLTVNGIDTPLQNVIKVDANQNNVVTYKKPGYFSQSKRVNLKQGETSELQFNLEKEMGKVVIESTPQANITINNKPVGHTPITLSLDALPQTINFSLDGYRAETRTITPTAKSTSSVSVNLLTEKQARLQEASRSYNTRAGGEMMLFTPNDTIIMGAERSEPGQRANEFIRKVTINRPFYAGVHEVTNAAYAQFDKSHKADPNLPVTSVTWLDAVRYANWLSQLEGLTVVYNINGNQVTQINDQADGYRLLTEAEWEWLARKAGRPVQTLFVWGNDKTIPPKAVNIADESAKGSVTHYVPRYNDGYAGMAPVMSMNRELSGLFDLGGNVSEWTHDNYSLTVPKPGLVYTQTLDKSAGDEHVVKGANWRSGTLSELRASYRDGASQGRDDLGFRLGRYVYGGH